The stretch of DNA GACGCTCAATCGTGAACCGGTGGACTTCCTTCTCAGGTTCCTTTTGCATCAAGCGCATACCGAGCAGACCTAGCGCACTGACGATCGCCACCGCCGCCACGATCCAGCTCGCGTGCAAACGTCGGCGACGTTGTGCCACTACCGGCGCCGGGATACCGATCTGCGAACCACCCGATGTGATCCAATTCAGTTCGCGCTTCAAATCCCCGGCCGACTGCCAGCGATCATCCGGCTCTTTCGCCAGACATTGCGTCACCACTCGCTCCAGCGTTGGCGGCGCCATCGGCTGGATCGCCGAGATCGGTCGCGGCTCTTCTTTCATGATCGATGCGATCAGACTCGCCTGGCTTTTACCTTCGAATGGACGTTTCCCTGTCGCCATCTCATAGAGCACGACACCAAACGAGAAAAGATCGGAACGGGCGTCCGCCTCTTTCCCTTCCAACTGCTCGGGTGACATATACTGGAATGTCCCGACGATCGTCCCTTCGGTTGTCAACGGCGACGAGGTCCGGGTCATCGAAAGATTGGTCACCGCGCCGGTCGTCTGAAATTTCGCCAATCCGAAATCCAGCAGCTTGGCGCCATTCTTGGTGATGATGATATTGGCCGGCTTGAGATCGCGATGAACCAGCCCCTGCTTATGCGCTTTATCGAGCGCATCGGCTATCTGCATAGCGATCTTTAGCAACTCTGCCGTTTGCATCGGCCCCTTTTCCAGCACTTTGGAAAGCGACTCCCCTTCAAGATACTCCATCACCAGGTAGTCGATCCCATCCTGCTGGCCGATATCGTAGAGCGCGCAGATATTCGGATGGTTGAGACTGGAGATCGCACGAGCCTCGCGGTCGAATCGCTGGCGAAGTTCCGGTGTGGCTGCCGTCTGGGAAGGAAGGACTTTGATCGCGACTATTCGATCGATCCGCGTATCTTTGGCCAGGTAGACCTCGCCCATACCGCCGGCACCAAGCGCCGACTGAACTTCATATGGACCCAGCTTTTTTCCCAACAATTCAGACATCCGTACCTCAATAATGATGGAGTTTTGGATATTGGCGCTATGAGTAAGGGGTAACCTAACCCGGTTCGAGAGGACAGAATAGAGTTATTCTATCCATATTGCAAGCGGTTTGTCAGAAGTGATGGAGCGACTTGTGCTCAGGTGAAAAAAAGCACGAGCCCATGGACCAGTAGCTCGTCCGGAGAACCTGAGGATATGCGCTTGAGTAAGGTCTACCGGCCCGCTATCGCATCAGGCAACCCAACTGCAAGATTCGCCTGCTGAAGAACTCACCTGACTCTGGCGATATCGCCGGCTGATCGACGTCGGGCACTGTCACTGATGACGGAATTATTCAGGTAAACCGAGATAGTCTCCCAGCCAGCCACCAGATCAATGTCACCATCGCCATCCATATCGACAGCCTCGACATCAAAGCAATCATGTGGCTCTTCAAGCTGCAAGGGAGCAGCAAACGATCGTGGCCAGACCGCATTTAACAACAGAGTAATACCATTTATCGTCTCATTTGCCAGTGCCAGATCAATGTCGCCATCGCCATCCAGATCGGCGGCAGATATGGCGCGACACATACCGGTCGCACTGCACGTGTCCATGTACGGACCAAACCAACCGTACCCGGAACCATAAAGCACAGTCACCAATTCGGTGAATCTGTTGGTAACCGCCACATCCGGGAACTCATCTTCGTTCAAGTTGGCAATGACAATCCCGTCCGGAATCTGCCCGGCCGACGGGCGCTGCACCTCATCAAAGCTCCCCAGGCTGTTATTGTGATAGACCGATATACTGGATGAATAGTAATTCGAGACTGCCAGATCAATGTAGCCGTCGCCGTCGAGATCCGCTTGAGCAATATTATAGGGGGCAATCCCCGTTGCATCCTGATCTGTCAACATAAACTGACCATTCCCGGCGTTCAGGTATATCTGCAAGCCGACTGAACTGCCAATGAGCGCCAGATCATTTCTTGAGTCGTTATTGAAATCTGCGATGGCCACACCATGCGGTCCATCAAAGAGGTACCATGCCGTGTCGATAACCAGCACACCCGGTGCTATCTGCGTGAAAATGAACAGAGAATCCAGATTAGAGCTGATGGTTACGATATCGAGGTCGTCATCACCATCCAGATCACCAACATCGCCATCGCCCATCATCCTGGTAAACGCTATCTCCGGTTGCGGTGTCAGCTGGCCATGTCCGTCATTGGTCAGAATACCGATTCCCTCCCAGTAATCGAATTTGACGACATCGCTGTCGCCGTCATTATCTATATCAGCGACTTTGAAATTCTCGCTCCCATACGAGCTAGCGGTTCGCAACGGTTCAGCAAAGAGTGGCAACAGATGCGCGGAATCAAGGTTTGACAGCCCTGACTGATTTCCTACCTCATCCAATGCTCGTACGCAGAAAAAGTACTTGCTTGCAGGTAGGAGCGAAGTGAAGACAAAATGTTCAGAGTCGCCGGGCTGGCTTGGCAGCGGCTCACCATCACAGAATAGAGCGTCATCCCAGGTGGCAAAGTCAACGATCGGAACGGTCGAGCATCGAACGTCATACGATGTCGCTCTACCTTTCGATCCGTTGTCGCCGGTTGCTATCCAAGTCAGTCTGACCATGGCAGAACTGACCTGCACGGCTGAAAGACTGGTGATCGGATCCGGCGCCAGATTGTCGATTGCCGGTTTGTTGGGGCCACCATCGCATCCCGATAAGACGACAAAAATCGCCACAAGAAAGCTCGGTAACAATTTTACAAATGTTTGCAGGTGCTGCAATTGGACCTCCCATACCTTAGATTCACCCGACTACTCTTCATAAGATACGCTTTGGTAGAGATTTTCGCCAGTGGCACGTGCAAGCGAGGAGCTAAAGAATCCCATTTTTACCGTGATTGTTGACTAAATTGACGATATTTGCTATTATTACTACAACTTACTTAATGATGAGGCGACGGGAATGGATAGATTGATTTACCTCGACAGTGGTGCCACCACCTTTCCGAAACCTGAAGAGGTCTACCAGGCGATTGATTTCACCTATCGGAACTACGGGGTGAATCCCGGACGGTCCGGTTATGACCTCTGTATCGCTGCCGGAGAAGTAGTTGAAAATACGCGCAAGTTACTGACCAGCTTCTTTAACGGAACCGACCCGAATCGACTGACCTTCGCTTACAATGCGACCGACGCGCTCAATCTGGCTCTGTTCGGGTCTTTGAAATCGGGCGATCATGCCATCACCACCACCCTTGAACATAACTCGGTCCTCCGCCCCCTTTATCATCTCTGGCGGGATCATGGAGTCGAGGTTGACCATGTGCCGTTTGACAAAGACGGCTTTGTCTCCCCCGATGAGATCAAGAAGCTCTTCAAGAAAAATACCAAGGTCGTGGCCGTCAATCACGGATCGAATGTGATCGGAACGGTGCAGGATGTTTCTACAATCGGTAAACTCTGCCGCGAACGCGATGTCACTCTGATCGTTGATGTCTCCCAGACTGCAGGGAAGATCCCCATCGATATGCAGGCAATGAATCTCGACATCATCGCCTTCACTGGTCACAAATCGCTGATGGGGCCGATGGGGATCGGCGGCCTGTATGTGCGCGAGGGAGTTGAGGTTTGTCATACTCGCGCCGGCGGGACTGGCGTCCGGTCAGCTATCCGTTCGCATCTCGACGAATATCCGTACCGCCTCGAGTATGGTACGCCCAATCTCCTCGGCATCGCCGGTCTCCAGGCCGGCGTGAAATGGCTCCAAAAAGAGGGGCTGGAGAATATCGAACGGACCGAAACCAGGATGCTTCGATTACTCCGCGATGGCCTAAAGAAGATCGACGGAATCACACTGTATTGTCAGGACGATCTGGCCAACCATATCGGGGTGCTGTCGTTTAATGTCGATGGAACTGAGGCGGCCGAGGTCGGCACAATGCTGGACGTTGACTACAATATTGCCTGTCGAACCGGACTACATTGCGCGCCGATGGTTCATGAACAGCTCGGCACAGATAAAATTCACGGCTCGGTTCGTTTTGGGATCGGGCCATTTACTGTTGAATCGGATATTGAAACTGCGGTCAGTGCGGTAGCGGAGATCACACAGATGAGACACGCTGTCGCCGCCAACGGCCGCCGGCATTCATAGATCAGGCGGGCGGGTTCAATACCAGCGCGTCGGCCACCATCTCGGTGACGGTTTTTATATCAACACCGAGTTTGTAATGCTTGTTGAGTTCTGACAACTGATCGATGCAGTTGTGGCACGGCGCAACGACCACCTTGGCGCCGGTCGCCGCGATCTGGTCTGCTTTCATTTGTCCGGCCTTGATTCGTCTTTCGGCGTAGCGAGTCATTGACAACTGCCCACCGCCGCCGCCACAGCAGAAATTCTTCTCCCGATTGGGATTCATCTCCACCAGATTCGAAACCGCCTGTCTCAAAACAACGCGCTGTGGATCTACCACGCCGCCGAGCCGCCCGAGATTGCAGGGATCATGGAGTGTCACTGGCTTGGTGTGCTTGCCCGGATCGACCGTGATTTTTTTCTCTGCCAGCATGCGTTCCAATATATCGAGTATGCTGATCTCCGGAATCTCGTGAGGTTTCCCCCGCCACTCCGGTCCCTCCCATCGATTGGCATTAAAGCCGTGGCCGCACTCCCCGAGGATGATGGTTTTGGCGCGGAGTCGTATTGCTGTATCCTGGAGGCGTGAAGCGATCAGCGCCGATTTTTCATCATCACCACTGAACAGCCCATAATTGGTGACATCGTAGTTGTCCGATGCAAAAGTCCAGCTCACTCCGGCAGCATAAAAGATCTTTCCGGCCGCCAGTAACGAAAGCGGATAGAATTTTGCTTCTCGTGGATTGATCGAATACAGGTAGTCGACATCCGTCTTATCCAATGGGAGCTCCGCGGTGGGGTCGCCTGTCTCTCCCTGTAATTCCTCGGTCAACCAGGCGATAGTATCGAGCCATTCCTCTTTCGAGATCCCCATATTATTGCCGCTATTGATCGCGGTGTCGACTGTCGATTGGAGCGAACTCGGAACCAAACCGGCCGATGCCAGCGCGGTACGTCCGCGGCGAATGATCTGGTGGATGCCGATTCCCATCGTGCAATTGAGCGTGCATCGCCCGCACAGAGAACAGCGACCATACAGCGAATCGACCCATGCGGCAACACTGCCGGCATCGAGTGGTCGCGCGCCAACCAGCTTCGGAAAGAACCTCCCCGCGACAGTATGCCTGCTCTTATAGAAATCGGCTATCAACCCGGCCTTGTACGCCGGAATTGCCTCGTTCTCTGGATTGGTCAGGAAATAATGACAGCTATCGGCGCAGAGACCGCAATGCACACAGGTCAGGATCTGCGAAACCAGTTCTCCATCGAGCGTTGCTTCCAGCGAAGCGATTATCTGGTTTAGCTGCTCGGATGTAGCCGGGCTGTCCAGTTTGCATGCGTTGACATCGGGTCCGCTGGTCATCTCTTATGCTCCTGCCTGATCATGTGGAAGCACCCCCCGGCGCCCGAAATACTTACCGAAAGTCACCCGGCTGACGAAGAAAAAGCAGCAATGCCGAATCTTCCCCAGTGGCAGGTAGAGCAGCAGCAGGATCGCACTGATATGCAGAAGCGGCGTCAGGTCTGGTTCATAGATTGCCACAGCAGCCGCCAGTAGAAAGATGTCGACCAGAAGATTGGCCAGGAAATCATCCGGATGGCTGATCGCCCGCAAGTACCGTGTGCTGATCCGCTTTATGAGTAACCCAAAACCAGTCAGACATCCTGCGATCACCGGCGCTACTAAAATTGCATTCCAGAATTGACCAGTTTGCGGAGGCGCGAGCGAAAGCAGAAGCAGCAGAAATGCTGCAAAGATCCCTATATGGTAGATCACTCCGGCGACATACGTCGCTATATGCTGACGCGCGGAATCTTTCTCCCACGGCATCATCCCTTCGACAAACGCATAGCGGATACCCGCGCTTTCACTCCCAACCGCTAGCGCATACGACTTTCTCTCTCCAAAAGAGCGAGCTTTACGCAAAGCAAGGATCAGGCCGACCAGCGCAAATGCAAATGCGCCGATCACCGCATACTTCAGAAGAGAAAGTGGCCCAATCCATAGATCAGACACAGCCATCCGGTTTGGGAAGGCCGGCCAGTTTGCACGCTCCCTTGGCGGGGCCGGAGGGAAACAACTCATAGATACGGCGCAGCGGAAGACCCGATGATTTGCAGACGGCACGGACCATGGGTGCCATATTCGTTTCCAGGAAATGCCCCCGAATAAACTCGATCACTTTCCAATGATCGGGAGTCAGCTCATCAAGTCCCTCTTCGACTTTGGCCAGAACTTTAGCGACCTCGTGGTCCCAGGCAGTCGGGTCAGAAAGAAAGCCCTCTTCGTTCAGTGCCAGAGTCTTCCCCTGTACTTCTATATTCGACATCGCAAATACCTCCGTCGTTACCGAACCAATATACCACCAATTCTGTCTTAAGACCAACAAAATTGTCCACGATGTTTGAGTCGGTAATGTTGTGCGGGAGGCAGAGATATGATGACCGGCCGCCACAAGCTGACGGCCGGTCTGCAAGTATACTAAAGAGTATTACTTCGGAAGGGATTTCATGCAGAAGAACCAGTCGAGACACTCGTAATCGTCGCCGGCATTGTCGACACGGTCTTTCGCCACGCCGCAGGAGCCCGGAGGCGGAATGATCACTTTGTCCCCCGGACGCCAGTCCGCCGGGGTGGCTACCTTATGCTTGTCAGAGGTCTGCATGGCGACCAACAAGCGCATGATCTCGTCGAAATTCCGCCCGTTCGACAACGGATAATAGATTAGGGCACGGATAATTGACTCAGGGTCGATGAAAAAGACCGCGCGAACCGCCTGCGTATTGCTGGCGCCCGGCTGAACCATACCGAACTTCTTGGCAACATCCATGGTCAAGTCAGCGATCACAGGGAATTTGACCTCAACGTTTTCCATCCCGCGATACTTGATCTTCTCTTTGATCGAACGAAGCCAGGCAATGTGGCTGTAGTGGGAATCGATCGACAGACCGATCAATTCGGTGTTCAGTTTCTTGAATTCCGGCTCCATGGAGGCGAAAGTCATAAACTCCGTCGTGCAAACCGGCGTGAAATCCGCCGGATGTGAGAACAGGATCACCCATTTCCCTTTGTAGTCGGCCGGGAAATTGATCTCGCCCTGGGTGGTGACGGCATGAAAGGACGGGGCCTTTTCGCCGATCAGCGGGACGCGAACGTCATCCGTCCTCTGTGCCAATGTCGATTCACTCATGATTTGCTCCTTGTGTATTGGTTGTTCGGTCTCAATTTTTCTTCTTTGTTGCTTTGCCTGTCGCCTCACTGCAGTGATGGCAGATCCCCCGCAATTCGATACGCGTCTCCTGCACCCTTCCTATCATTTGCGCTGCAGCCGGAGTTCGCAGTGCTCTGTACTCACGACTTTGGAAATCGTAGACAGTTTCGCACTGGATGCAGACAAAGTGATGGTGCGGACCGAGATTGGCATCGAAACGGATCCGATCTGGTGATGAATCAACGGTATGTAGCAGGTGCAGATCCCGGAGGAGCCGGACCGCCCGATAGACCGTATCGAGTGAAACTCGCGGAATACGCTTCTGTACTCCCTTGTAGATAGTCTCTACATCGGGATGAAGTTCGCTTGAGGCGACCGCGCGAAAGACTTCTTCGCGAGCGCGCGTCACTTTGACCTGATGCCGATCGCAGATATCGTAGAAGTGATCGATCCGCTGCGCTATTTCTTGCCCGTTTTTCAGTGCCGTCTCCAAATAAGAATCATTACTACCACATGGATAGTACCATCTATAATCGAAATCGGCCAATAGAAGTTCAAACTATTTCAGAAAAAACGCACCTTTGTATACCAAAGAGTACACAATGACGGGTTAAATATCGGATGAAGTTAGTCGGACTAAAACAAAGTAAGACTAACGGGTGTCGGCGCGTAGCTGCGCGACAGTCGCCTTGATCCCGTCGTAGTATGATGTGAATCGAAGAGCAGGGAGTGCGTTGCGCAATCTGCTGCCATCCAGAATGACCGGCTGCTCCTGCAAATAAGCCATCTCTTTCAACTCCCGTAGTAGCGGCGAGAAAAGCCCCAACACCGTCAACATGGTTTTGCCGACCGCCATATACTTTGGTTTATCCATTCCAAATTCAGCGTAGACTTTCTGCGCGAATTCGTGTACGGAGATGGTCTCATCTGATGCGACATTATAAGAAACGCCAAATAGCTCCGGTTGATCGATCAACCCGGTTATGACTGCACCAATATCCGGGGTATAGAAGAACTGATGCGGAGTCTCAACCGGTGCAAAGACATTGGCCGTCTTTCTTTTGGCTGCCGCGCTGAAGACCTGCCAGGCCAGGGAGTTCTCCGCGTCGAAACCGTAGAAATCGGGTAGTCGCAGTGAGAGTACCGACAGCCCATTCTGCCCGTGCGATGCCAGCGCGATATCCTCCTGCTGTTTCCGATACTCTCCCTTAACTGAACAGGGGATTCGAAGATGATCTTCGGTCACCTTTTCAGACTGCGGCAATCCGTAGGGATAGACATTGGTGATCAGGATCAACTTCTTCAGCCCGACCTGTCGCGCCGCTTCGAGACAGACATGCATCATCGGTGGATACTGCGCAAAATCCTTCTTTGTATATGGAAGGCCTATCGCGTAGATCGCCGTGTCGACTTCTGCAAGCGCGGAACGACATCCTTCTATCGTCGTCAGATCCGCGGTCTGGATCTCAACCGACTGACCCGCAAATGCGCGCGTCAACTTCTCCCGGCTTCGACCGACCACGCGAACAGCGAGTCCTTGTTTGAGAATTTCCGGGGTCGCTCCCTTGCCGATCGCGCCCGCCGCACCAAGGATGGCTACTTTTTTCTGCATATGCGGGAGTATACAAAGGCTGATTTTCGCTGTCATCAGTTTTTGATCGAATTGTCAGTGAAATTGGCTGGCCGATCCAACCTGTCCTCTTTAACTTGAGCAGAAGCCGCGACTAGAGAAAGCAGGATGAACTTCAAGATGAATGAACACGCAGATGCCTTCTGGAGAGAATTTCTGGCAACTCTCCCCCCGGACCATCACGCCCACTCGCGTCCGATCCCGGTCGCCGAAGGATTCGGTGACAATCCGGAACTTGCCGAAGAACTTGGGCAGTTGATCCATCAGGGGATCAAGACCGCCACCTGTGCCTCCCTGTGGGAACACGAATTGGAGGGATTGCCGATCCCCCAGGCGGGCCAGTACGAGATAGTCCTGGATGGTCAGAACCGGCCGCTCGCGGTCTACCTCCTGACTGAGGTGACAATCCGCCCCTTTTGACGAAGTGGATGCTTCCTTTGCATTTGAGGAAGGCGAGGGGGACCGTTCATTAGAGACTTGGCGCGAAGGGCACTGGCGGTTCTTTGGCCGCATCCTTAAGCCGCTTGGCCTCGAGGCTGACCCCAAAATGCCACTGATCTGCCAACGATTCCAAGTCGTCCATAAACGATAAAATCGGTCTATTAGTCACCCGGACAGATCAATCCACTGTTTTTGGGGGCGGCTCCGGCCGCCCAACAGATTTCGCTGCTTCGGATGCAACATTTTGTTTCCCGGCTCGTCATTGCTAGTGAGATACCTGAAGACTCATTACGTTTGGCCGGCGCCCCTCTTTTTCAAGGTGGGGCAGGACCTCCCGGCCCGACTTGCACCGAAACAGATTCATAGGCAGTCGATCATGTACGCTTGATTGACCAGGAGTGGCATCATGCGATCGATCTATGCCTTGCGGGGAACTTCCCTGGCTGGTCTGCTCATTATTGCGCTGTTCTCATCATCCCCTTCAATGGCAACATCTCTCACCGCGACAAGTTTCTCGCCGGAATTGGCGCTGAAATCCGCCACCGCTGAGATCAAAGTCGATGGCCGCATCAGTGATAGCGGATGGCAGCATGCCTCAGTGATCGATCAATTTGTGGAGATCCGACCGGGGAACAATACCGCACCCGCAGTCGAGACCAAAGTATGGGCGACCTATGATGACCATGGCATCTATGTTGCGTTTCTCTGCAAAGATGATCCCAACAGCATTCGCTCCACTCTCTGCCAGCGCGACCAGACGACCAGCGACGACATGGTGATGATCGCCCTCGACACCTACGGCAACGGGACCTGGGCCTACGAACTGATGGTTAACCCGCACGGGGTCCAGCGCGATCAACTCTGGTCGGTCTCTGCGCAGACCGATATCGGTTTCGATCTTGGTCTGGGAGTCCGCCGCTATGCGAACTGATTCCGGCTATCAGGTGGAGATAGCGATCCCGTTTGCCAGCCTGCGCTTCCCCGACAGCGATCAACAATCCTGGCGGATCGACTTCCGCCGCGTTCGCCCCCGCGACACGTACATGCAGTACGCCTGGTCGGCGGTCGATCGCAATCAGCAATGCTATCCTTGCCAGTTCGGGACGATCAGCGGAATCGAAAATGTCAATCCCGGTCGTGGGATCGAATTGCTTCCGGCGTTTGTTGGATATCGCACCGGCGAGCGTCTCTCAAGCGAATCTTTTCAGGAGCATGACCCCAAGGGCTCAATGTCACTGACCGGTAAGTATACCACCACATCGGATATCACGATTGAGGCCGCGATCAATCCCGACTTCAGCCAGATCGAATCGGATGCCGGTCAGATCGATGTCAATTCAACTGTCGCCCTGCTCTACCCGGAGCGACGTCCCTTCTTTAATGAAGGGAGTGACATCTTCCAGACGCTCTTTAATTCATTCTATACACGCACAGTCGCCGATCCATCGTTTGCGGCCAAGATCACCGGTCGGCTACCCAAAACTCGCTTTGGACTTCTGAGCGCTGTCGATGAAAACTCTCCGTATCTCATTCCTGTCGGTGAATTCAGCCTGCCCACTTTGAACAGCGGTCGAAGCTATGTTAATGTGCTCCGTGGCACACAGACTTTGGGGAGTGGCTCTCAGATAGGGCTGATGCTGACTGACCGGCGATTCCGCCACGATGGCTCCGGCAATATCCTTTCAGGTGACTATGTCCTTCGCCTTGGGCAGAAGTATGTTATCGATGGTCAGTACCTGATGAGCCACACGGCCGAAATGAATGAACCGACACTGACTGAGCGCTTCAACGGCATTACCTTCGATCATGGGAAATATACGGTCGATTTCGATGGCGAGTCATATTGGGGGACCGCATTCATACAGCGGATTGGACGTTACTCCGAGCACTGGAATCTGACGCTCGACTACAATCAGGTCAGTCCCAGCTATCGCACTCACACCGGGTACGACCCCGTTAATGACCATCGAAGCAGCTCCATCTATGGTTCGGTGACAGCCCGTCCCAAGGGCGGGATCATTGAGACTTTTCAGCCCGGGGGATTTGTCTTTCGACGGTTCAACTTTGACGGCGACCGCCTGAATGAAACCAATGCCCTCAATTGCTTCGTGGGATTCCGGTTCGCGCAGTCCTCGATCTTCATGGCTTACCGCGACATATTTGAGTCTTTTGCCGGATACGACATTGACGGTCTGTATACGCTGGTTGGACAGTTCTCCGCCCGACCGCATAGTCGTCTATCGACCTCGGTGGAGGTTTACTCCGGCACTGCCGTGACTCACTTCCTGCCCGTTCCGGAAAAGGCGAACGAATTGACGGCCGTGCTCGGCCTCAATTTCAAACCGATCGACCGGCTGACGATTGAATCAAACACAACCTATTACTCGATCTCCGATCGCGCAGCCGACACGGCATACTTTGATGGATATATCTCACGAGCGCGTATTCAGTATCAGTTCGCCAAAGAGTTGTCGATCCGACTGGTGGCTCAGTATGACGACTTTGGCCGGGTTTGGTCGGTCGATCCGCTGCTGACCTACCGTCTCAGTCCATTCTCAGTTTTTTATGCCGGTTCAACGATGGACTATCAGGATTGGCCGGATCTCCCCAACGATCCGAATAGCCCCAGCGCATGGCGGCTGGCGCAGCGTCAATTTTTCCTGAAACTGCAGTATCTGTTTCAGGTCTAGCGTATTCTCCCACCCTCCGCCGCCCGTCAGCCCGATGGTGTAACCCACCTCGGGACCGGGCGGCGGACTCCAATTAAACCTTCTCGTCGCCCTTCTTTTGGGCGAATCCTCCGCAATAGTCGGACTATTGACGAATCCTCCACAATCATGGTTCATCTTGACTCTGTTCGGTAATTGCCTGATATTGTCGCTTCAGGTAACGTAGGGACATTTTGCTATGAACAGACATCTTGCATTTTTCTTGCTCTTGTTTCTGGTGATCTCTTCAAGTCTTGTCGAGGCCGCAGATTCAACCTCAATAGTAAAGGTCGGCGTCACGCTCCGCAGTCGTATCGAAACGACTGATTATGCCACCAATCTTGGTTTCAATACCTCGCACTTTCCGATTTCCGGGACAAGTTACTATCGTCAACGTACTGGCCTGATGGTCCAAGTCATGCCAATTCCGAAGTACGAGTTGGGGATCAGGCTG from bacterium encodes:
- a CDS encoding VCBS repeat-containing protein, with protein sequence MAIFVVLSGCDGGPNKPAIDNLAPDPITSLSAVQVSSAMVRLTWIATGDNGSKGRATSYDVRCSTVPIVDFATWDDALFCDGEPLPSQPGDSEHFVFTSLLPASKYFFCVRALDEVGNQSGLSNLDSAHLLPLFAEPLRTASSYGSENFKVADIDNDGDSDVVKFDYWEGIGILTNDGHGQLTPQPEIAFTRMMGDGDVGDLDGDDDLDIVTISSNLDSLFIFTQIAPGVLVIDTAWYLFDGPHGVAIADFNNDSRNDLALIGSSVGLQIYLNAGNGQFMLTDQDATGIAPYNIAQADLDGDGYIDLAVSNYYSSSISVYHNNSLGSFDEVQRPSAGQIPDGIVIANLNEDEFPDVAVTNRFTELVTVLYGSGYGWFGPYMDTCSATGMCRAISAADLDGDGDIDLALANETINGITLLLNAVWPRSFAAPLQLEEPHDCFDVEAVDMDGDGDIDLVAGWETISVYLNNSVISDSARRRSAGDIARVR
- a CDS encoding peroxiredoxin, translated to MSESTLAQRTDDVRVPLIGEKAPSFHAVTTQGEINFPADYKGKWVILFSHPADFTPVCTTEFMTFASMEPEFKKLNTELIGLSIDSHYSHIAWLRSIKEKIKYRGMENVEVKFPVIADLTMDVAKKFGMVQPGASNTQAVRAVFFIDPESIIRALIYYPLSNGRNFDEIMRLLVAMQTSDKHKVATPADWRPGDKVIIPPPGSCGVAKDRVDNAGDDYECLDWFFCMKSLPK
- a CDS encoding NAD(P)H-binding protein, which codes for MQKKVAILGAAGAIGKGATPEILKQGLAVRVVGRSREKLTRAFAGQSVEIQTADLTTIEGCRSALAEVDTAIYAIGLPYTKKDFAQYPPMMHVCLEAARQVGLKKLILITNVYPYGLPQSEKVTEDHLRIPCSVKGEYRKQQEDIALASHGQNGLSVLSLRLPDFYGFDAENSLAWQVFSAAAKRKTANVFAPVETPHQFFYTPDIGAVITGLIDQPELFGVSYNVASDETISVHEFAQKVYAEFGMDKPKYMAVGKTMLTVLGLFSPLLRELKEMAYLQEQPVILDGSRLRNALPALRFTSYYDGIKATVAQLRADTR
- a CDS encoding (Fe-S)-binding protein → MTSGPDVNACKLDSPATSEQLNQIIASLEATLDGELVSQILTCVHCGLCADSCHYFLTNPENEAIPAYKAGLIADFYKSRHTVAGRFFPKLVGARPLDAGSVAAWVDSLYGRCSLCGRCTLNCTMGIGIHQIIRRGRTALASAGLVPSSLQSTVDTAINSGNNMGISKEEWLDTIAWLTEELQGETGDPTAELPLDKTDVDYLYSINPREAKFYPLSLLAAGKIFYAAGVSWTFASDNYDVTNYGLFSGDDEKSALIASRLQDTAIRLRAKTIILGECGHGFNANRWEGPEWRGKPHEIPEISILDILERMLAEKKITVDPGKHTKPVTLHDPCNLGRLGGVVDPQRVVLRQAVSNLVEMNPNREKNFCCGGGGGQLSMTRYAERRIKAGQMKADQIAATGAKVVVAPCHNCIDQLSELNKHYKLGVDIKTVTEMVADALVLNPPA
- a CDS encoding transcriptional repressor — protein: METALKNGQEIAQRIDHFYDICDRHQVKVTRAREEVFRAVASSELHPDVETIYKGVQKRIPRVSLDTVYRAVRLLRDLHLLHTVDSSPDRIRFDANLGPHHHFVCIQCETVYDFQSREYRALRTPAAAQMIGRVQETRIELRGICHHCSEATGKATKKKN
- a CDS encoding aminotransferase class V-fold PLP-dependent enzyme, coding for MDRLIYLDSGATTFPKPEEVYQAIDFTYRNYGVNPGRSGYDLCIAAGEVVENTRKLLTSFFNGTDPNRLTFAYNATDALNLALFGSLKSGDHAITTTLEHNSVLRPLYHLWRDHGVEVDHVPFDKDGFVSPDEIKKLFKKNTKVVAVNHGSNVIGTVQDVSTIGKLCRERDVTLIVDVSQTAGKIPIDMQAMNLDIIAFTGHKSLMGPMGIGGLYVREGVEVCHTRAGGTGVRSAIRSHLDEYPYRLEYGTPNLLGIAGLQAGVKWLQKEGLENIERTETRMLRLLRDGLKKIDGITLYCQDDLANHIGVLSFNVDGTEAAEVGTMLDVDYNIACRTGLHCAPMVHEQLGTDKIHGSVRFGIGPFTVESDIETAVSAVAEITQMRHAVAANGRRHS
- a CDS encoding TusE/DsrC/DsvC family sulfur relay protein, with the protein product MSNIEVQGKTLALNEEGFLSDPTAWDHEVAKVLAKVEEGLDELTPDHWKVIEFIRGHFLETNMAPMVRAVCKSSGLPLRRIYELFPSGPAKGACKLAGLPKPDGCV